From a single Sphaeramia orbicularis chromosome 4, fSphaOr1.1, whole genome shotgun sequence genomic region:
- the LOC115417764 gene encoding methylcrotonoyl-CoA carboxylase beta chain, mitochondrial has translation MFHCMARNVCSRRRLRPVFVLPLTLSSSWTLRKTTERQHRLAEQCSVRCMSSAARKRRTLRSAFPVLDLPLQPIHQHVYEANVRNSNACHNKYVEFSEKVKKGGGANAIARHTQRNKKLLVRDRLRLLLDDEHFLELSPFAGLGLPYGDIPSAGCLTGIGRINGLWCVFIANDATVKGGTAYPITVKKQLRAQEVAIQNRLPCVYLVDSGGAFLPLQSEIFPDKNQGGRTFYNEAIMSAMKIPQVSLVCGSCTAGGAYIPTMAEEAVMVHRIGTIFLGGPPLVKAATGEEVTPEDLGGARLHAEVSGCVDHFAWEEKEAFEYTRNIISTLNFQLPEEEEEDEEKMRKRIAEEEPLYSSQELQGLAPLSYNHTLDTKMVVSRLTDGSRFQEFKARYGTTLVTGFGKIHGHLVGIVANNGEITYEAALKGSHFVQLCDQRDVPLLFLQNTVPTAPLTLSARQADINSNRLKAQGSMMSAVACASVPKITVVIGGCHGADSYAMCGRAFDPNFLFLWPNARVSITAPGHSSSLFDPDDEQQEDFSRRLKEESSAFFSSGRLWDDGVILPQDTRKVVRDCLDIIKQQHYQLSTEKLQSALLRI, from the exons aTGTTCCACTGCATGGCAAG GAATGTGTGTAGCAGAAGAAGACTACGTCCAGTGTTTGTGCTACCTCTCACACTGTCATCATCATGGACACTTAGAAAGACTACAGAGAGACAACACAG ACTGGCTGAGCAGTGTTCAGTCCGCTGTATGAGCTCTGCAGCCAGAAAGAGGAGAACTCTACGAAGTGCCTTCCCAGTGCTGGACCTGCCTCTCCAGCCGATCCACCAACATGTTTATGAAGCCAACGTCCGAAACAGCAATGCCTGCCACAACAA ATATGTAGAATTCAGTGAGAAAGtgaagaaagggggaggagcCAACGCCATTGCCAGACACACTCAGAGAAACAAGAAGCTGCTGGTGAGGGATCGTCTCCGCCTTCTGCTGGATGATGAGCATTTCCTGGAGTTGTCACCATTCGCTGGTCTGGGTCTGCCGTACGGAGACATCCCTTCAGCCGGCTGCCTGACAG GCATTGGTAGAATCAATGGTTTGTGGTGTGTATTCATTGCCAACGATGCCACTGTGAAAGGAGGCACAGCTTATCCAATCACAGTGAAGAAACAGCTGCGGGCACAGGAAGTGGCAATTCAGAATCGCCTACCCTGTGTCTATCTGGTCGACTCTGGAGGGGCTTTTCTACCTTTACAG TCAGAAATATTCCCTGATAAGAACCAGGGAGGAAGGACGTTCTACAATGAAGCCATCATGTCTGCAATGAAGATCCCACAG GTTTCACTGGTATGTGGGTCGTGCACGGCTGGTGGAGCTTATATTCCCACCATGGCAGAGGAGGCAGTGATGGTTCATCGGATAGGAACTATATTTTTGGGTGGACCGCCTCTAGTTAAAGCGGCCACTGGGGAAGAGGTCACCCCAGAGGACCTGGGAGGAGCCAGGCTGCACGCTGA GGTGAGTGGTTGTGTGGACCATTTTGCCTGGGAGGAGAAGGAGGCGTTTGAATACACCAGAAATATCATCTCCACCCTCAACTTTCAACtccctgaggaagaggaggaggatgaggagaagatgaggaagaggataGCAGAGGAGGAGCCACTGTATAGTTCACAGGAGCTTCAAGGACTCGCTCCCCTGAGTTATAACCACACACTGGACACTAAAATG GTCGTCAGTCGACTGACGGACGGAAGCCGCTTCCAGGAGTTCAAAGCTCGCTATGGAACGACACTGGTCACTGGTTTTGGAAAGATTCATGg ACACCTGGTGGGAATAGTGGCCAATAATGGAGAGATCACATATGAAGCTGCTCTGAAGGGAAGCCACTTTGTCCAGTTGTGTGACCAGAGAGACGTCCCACTCCTTTTCCTCCAGAACACAGTACCCACAGCGCCGTTAACCCTCTCCGCACGACAG GCAGACATCAACAGTAACCgtctcaaggctcagggttcaaTGATGTCTGCGGTAGCGTGTGCGTCCGTCCCCAAAATCACCGTGGTGATTGGTGGTTGCCATGGTGCTGACAGCTATGCTATG TGTGGACGGGCCTTTGACCCCAATTTCCTGTTCCTGTGGCCCAACGCCAGGGTGTCCATCACTGCTCCAGGTCACTCCAGCTCTTTGTTTGACCCTGATGATGAGCAGCAGGAGGATTTCAGCAGGAGATTAAAAGAGGAGAGCTCAGCTTTTTTCTCCTCCGGCAGACTCTGGGACGATGGAGTCATTCTGCCTCAGGACACGAGGAAG gTTGTTAGAGACTGTTTGGACATCATCAAACAGCAGCACTATCAGCTTTCCACAGAGAAACTACAGTCAGCACTTTTACGTATTTAA